A single window of Vigna unguiculata cultivar IT97K-499-35 chromosome 1, ASM411807v1, whole genome shotgun sequence DNA harbors:
- the LOC114191601 gene encoding restin homolog isoform X1, with the protein MSENHVAELVSEADSDSGGGVGRDQSNVDSEPNTGTNRDQQGERVDIGEPDDEKSAEDTARDDMFVDCPDELIGHKDDEVSTEKNEDDGTEENEVMHHQQRHSVEMGNGVGEPHSPDQPEKADAEKERTLQEYQEERQTVTQGVLDLHYQLKTLTGKENGTEVGDREVSEFPLREMIKECLEFVNTASEDRSNSETTISNLREHLSTRDREIEDLNAKLAQLMVSNDNFQVSAQAQLEKDRFVENLMDKMISSLATVVTQEQVLDDSISGKIVYIEEGTMHLIGKYNQILSEIYQLGQSFSEVGLDSKEQQYGNILAGAHGGLLELKRKETELVEKLAQLEDENRKLVDELDKEKVMIGTLNTELGNLKIELEQEKVKCANTKEKLSMAVTKGKALVQQRDSLKKSLADKSSELEKCLLELEEKSVALQAAEVAKEELTHSENMVASLQNSLLEKNAILDQVEEILSSESDDPGMFDVPEKLRWLADERSTLKEAFIELCKLKESLSLVDIPEPVSSYDLESQMNWIVDSCLRAREIMETLQEENSTIMETSRYNIDQLSITLLLELQEKYYLLSELTDLKFKYDELFGKNCQITLEKDQIVNMLVDLCGLNKDDEGIDYSNTSVIIDLCFQILKGQSGPFSRASKIDAELFESMQSLLYVRDQGLILYEDILEEEMLIRSSTNKLSEELKVASKEIIILKEERSSLLQDLDRSEEKTAMIRDKLSMAVKKGKGLVQDRDNLKGLLNERNAEIEQLKADLQKQESAVSEYRDEINRLSSDLEGIPKLQADLLEMERERNQLEQFLTESNNMLQKVMECIDGIILPVEAVFDEPIEKVKWLAGYVSECQDAKVHIEQELRLVKENASILEIKVAESQATVKSLERELSSSNDSVSQLAEEKTELEHQNGKMEEELQKVKDKVAEVFSTNKSLEDALSEAEKDISILSTEKEQAQASRVAVERELESFKDEAASQASKLEEASGIIKDLEDKLHQVEGTKKSLEDALSEAEKDISILSTEKEQAQASRVAVERELESFKDEAASQASKLAEASRIIKDLEDKLHQVEGTKKSLEDALSQAEKDISILSEEKEQAQVSRVAAERVLESFNDEAASQTSKLTEASRTIKDLEDKLYQVQDTNKSLEEALSKAAKDISILSEEKEQAQVSRVAAERVLESFNDEAASQTSKLTEASRTIKDLEDKLYQVQDTNKSLEEALSKAAKDISILSEEKEQAQVSRVAAERVLESFNDEAASQTSKLTEASRTIKDLEDKLYQIQDTNKSLEEALSQAAKDISILSEEKEQAQVSRVAAERVLESFKDEAASQTTKLAQASRTIKDLEDRLSEVEGNVNLLTEKYNADQVVKTETENELKKLQDEAANHANNLVGASETIKSLEDALSKAQDNVSALENSNKIAKQEISSLSLKLNSCMDELAGKNGNLENRSLKLIGLLNDLQVLMKDTTLFPRIKQFFERKYETLKNMNLVVNKIRDNVALTAKDTKGQLVMEENTLLRKTFLDGPQNFEVELDNTEIDGADIDTIILSFGKIVKAFELSYKHIADKFDEFSDSMDEFISPLHEKLLETETISETIVQNMESMKEEANTMKKLKEEQENIIATLQNNISVLLSACTDSTIALESEVDKNLGLLDSIPEVEKLNLEAGVQADHHKNSKYVEATHKLFSTSRKAQALIRQFECRSEQLGATIEDLQNKLKEATVAFELVTGDRDLNKSRVSLLESDIQSLQSACSELKDKLESYHALEEQLKEKEADISSMRNALLAKEETPLLTSSQMRDLFDKIDKIKIPIVESEDDLELPTSDPMKKLSYIIDSITRLHNQLNSMSHDKEKLQSILEIKDLDIKDMKEEVKQLSRNCEDAKMLKNELSELTYVLEKIMDILGAGEGVVNRKSKGLKELIPALEKRIVAIRSESDDSKSKAQELDIKLVGSQKVIDELKTKVKLLEDSLQDRTSQPNIVQDRSIYEASSLPTGSEITEVEEGSSRGKKAISPVSSAAHVRNMRKGSNDHLALDISTESDNLINRVDTDEDKGRVFKSLNTSGFVPKHGKLIADRIDGLWVSGGRVLMSRPRARLGVVGYLLILHIWLLGTIL; encoded by the exons ATCACGTAGCGGAGCTGGTTTCGGAAGCGGATTCGGATTCAGGGGGTGGTGTGGGGCGCGACCAATCAAATGTGGATAGCGAACCAAACACTGGTACAAATCGAGACCAG CAGGGAGAGCGTGTTGATATTGGGGAACCTGATGATGAAAAGTCCGCAGAGGATACTGCCAGGGATGACATGTTTGTTGATTGTCCCGATGAGTTAATCGGGCACAAGGATGACGAGGTTTCAACTGAGAAGAATGAAGATGACGGAACGGAGGAAAATGAAGTTATGCATCACCAGCAGAGACATTCTGTTGAAATGGGCAATGGAGTGGGGGAGCCTCACTCCCCAGACCAGCCGGAGAAAGCTGATGCTGAGAAAGAACGGACTTTGCAGGAATACCAG GAAGAAAGACAAACTGTTACACAGGGAGTGCTTGATCTTCATTATCAGCTAAAGACTCTCACTGGCAAAGAGAATGGAACTGAAGTTGGAGATAGGGAAGTGAGTGAGTTTCCGTTGAGGGAGATGATAAAAGAATGTTTGGAATTTGTGAACACTGCTTCAGAAGACCGGTCAAACAGTGAAACCACTATAAGTAATCTTCGGGAACATCTGTCTACCAGGGACCGTGAGATAGAGGATCTTAATGCAAAGCTTGCTCAGTTAATGGTATCTAATGATAATTTTCAGGTTTCAGCTCAAGCTCAACTTGAAAAGGATCGTTTTGTTGAGAATTTAATGGATAAGATGATATCCTCTCTTGCAACAGTTGTCACTCAAGAACAAGTATTGGATGATTCTATTAGTGGGAAAATAGTTTATATTGAAGAAGGCACTATGCATTTAATTGGAAAGTATAATCAGATTCTTTCTGAAATTTATCAACTTGGGCAATCTTTCTCCGAGGTAGGCTTGGATTCTAAAGAGCAGCAATATGGGAACATACTTGCTGGTGCTCATGGTGGGTTACTGGAGCTCAAAAGAAAGGAAACAGAATTGGTTGAAAAACTGGCTCAGTTAGAAGATGAAAACCGGAAATTGGTTGATGAGCTTGATAAGGAAAAGGTGATGATAGGTACATTGAATACTGAGCTaggaaatttgaaaatagaaCTTGAGCAGGAAAAGGTTAAATGTGCTAATACGAAAGAAAAGCTTAGTATGGCTGTTACCAAAGGAAAGGCATTGGTACAACAGCGAGATTCATTAAAGAAGTCTCTGGCTGATAAATCCAGCGAGCTTGAGAAATGTTTGCTTGAATTGGAAGAGAAGTCAGTCGCTCTCCAAGCTGCTGAGGTTGCTAAGGAAGAGTTGACCCATAGTGAAAATATGGTCGCGTCCCTACAGAACTCATTATTAGAAAAGAATGCAATTCTGGATCAAGTGGAAGAAATCTTGTCTTCTGAATCTGATGATCCTGGGATGTTTGATGTGCCAGAGAAACTCAGATGGCTTGCGGATGAGAGAAGTACACTGAAGGAAGCCTTCATAGAGTTATGCAAATTGAAGGAATCTCTATCTCTAGTGGATATACCAGAGCCTGTTTCATCATATGATTTGGAATCACAAATGAATTGGATTGTGGATTCTTGTCTTAGGGCCCGGGAGATCATGGAAACTCTACAGGAAGAAAATTCTACAATCATGGAAACATCCCGTTACAATATTGATCAGTTGAGTATTACTCTTCTGCTGGAATTGCAGGAAAAATATTACCTTCTGTCAGAATTAACTGATTTGAAGTTCAAATATGATGAGCTTTTTGGCAAGAACTGTCAGATTACTTTGGAGAAGGATCAGATAGTCAATATGTTAGTTGATCTTTGTGGCCTGAACAAGGATGATGAAGGGATTGACTATTCCAACACTTCTGTGATCATCGACTTATGCTTTCAAATTCTAAAAGGGCAGAGTGGTCCCTTCTCTAGAGCATCTAAGATTGATGCTGAGTTGTTTGAAAGCATGCAAAGTCTCTTGTACGTTAGAGACCAAGGTTTAATACTCTATGAAGATATACTGGAAGAGGAGATGCTAATTAGATCAAGTACAAATAAGCTTTCTGAAGAACTAAAAGTGGCATCTAAGGAAATTATAATTCTGAAAGAAGAAAGGAGTTCTCTGCTGCAAGATCTTGATCGATCAGAGGAGAAGACTGCCATGATTAGGGATAAGTTGTCCATGGCAGTTAAGAAGGGAAAGGGGCTGGTTCAGGATAGGGACAATCTAAAAGGTCTTCTAAATGAAAGGAACGCAGAGATTGAGCAGTTGAAGGCTGATTTGCAGAAGCAAGAATCTGCTGTTTCTGAATACAGGGATGAGATCAACCGATTGTCCAGTGATTTGGAAGGCATCCCAAAGCTGCAGGCTGATCTTCTGGAAATGGAAAGGGAGAGGAATCAGTTAGAACAATTCTTAACGGAGAGCAATAACATGTTACAGAAAGTGATGGAGTGTATTGACGGTATCATTCTTCCGGTTGAGGCTGTTTTTGATGAACCAATAGAAAAGGTGAAGTGGCTTGCTGGTTATGTCAGTGAATGCCAAGATGCCAAGGTACACATAGAGCAAGAGTTGCGGTTAGTGAAGGAGAATGCCAGTATACTTGAAATTAAAGTAGCTGAATCCCAAGCCACTGTAAAATCCCTTGAACGGGAATTATCATCTTCGAATGACAGTGTTTCTCAACTGGCTGAAGAGAAAACAGAATTAGAACATCAGAATGGAAAAATGGAAGAAGAGTTACAGAAAGTTAAAGATAAAGTTGCTGAGGTTTTCAGTACCAATAAGTCACTCGAAGATGCCTTATCAGAAGCAGAAAAAgatatttctattctttccaCAGAGAAAGAGCAAGCTCAAGCTAGCAGAGTTGCTGTTGAAAGAGAGTTAGAGAGTTTTAAAGATGAAGCTGCCAGTCAAGCAAGCAAACTGGAAGAGGCCAGCGGGATCATAAAGGATCTGGAAGATAAACTACATCAGGTTGAGGGTACTAAGAAGTCACTTGAAGATGCGTTATCAGAAGCAGAAAAAgatatttctattctttccaCAGAGAAAGAGCAAGCTCAAGCTAGCAGAGTTGCTGTTGAAAGAGAGTTAGAGAGTTTTAAAGATGAAGCTGCCAGTCAAGCAAGCAAACTGGCAGAGGCCAGCAGGATCATAAAGGATCTGGAAGATAAACTACATCAGGTTGAGGGTACTAAGAAGTCACTTGAAGATGCGTTATCACAAGCAGAAAAAgatatttctattctttccgAAGAAAAAGAGCAGGCTCAAGTTAGCAGAGTAGCTGCAGAGAGAGTGTTAGAAAGttttaatgatgaagcagccaGTCAAACTAGCAAACTGACAGAGGCCAGCAGGACCATAAAGGATCTAGAAGATAAACTATATCAGGTTCAGGATACTAATAAGTCACTTGAAGAGGCGTTATCAAAAGCAGCAAAGgatatttctattctttccgAAGAAAAAGAGCAGGCTCAAGTTAGCAGAGTAGCTGCAGAGAGAGTGTTAGAAAGttttaatgatgaagcagccaGTCAAACTAGCAAACTGACAGAGGCCAGCAGGACCATAAAGGATCTAGAAGATAAACTATATCAGGTTCAGGATACTAATAAGTCACTTGAAGAGGCGTTATCAAAAGCAGCAAAGgatatttctattctttccgAAGAAAAAGAGCAGGCTCAAGTTAGCAGAGTAGCTGCAGAGAGAGTGTTAGAAAGttttaatgatgaagcagccaGTCAAACTAGCAAACTGACAGAGGCCAGCAGGACCATAAAGGATCTAGAAGATAAACTATATCAGATTCAGGATACTAATAAGTCACTTGAAGAGGCGTTATCACAAGCAGCAAAAgatatttctattctttctgaAGAAAAAGAGCAGGCTCAAGTTAGCAGAGTAGCTGCAGAGAGAGTGTTAGAGAGTTTTAAAGATGAAGCAGCCAGTCAAACTACCAAACTGGCACAGGCTAGCAGGACAATAAAGGATCTAGAAGATAGACTATCTGAGGTTGAGGGTAATGTCAATTTATTGACTGAAAAGTATAATGCTGATCAAGTTGTCAAGACTGAGACAGAAAATGAATTGAAGAAGCTGCAAGATGAAGCTGCAAATCATGCCAACAATTTGGTAGGTGCCTCTGAAACTATAAAATCACTGGAGGATGCATTATCAAAGGCACAAGATAATGTTTCCGCCttagaaaattcaaataaaattgcaaaGCAAGAGATATCTTCACTCAGTTTGAAGTTAAATTCATGCATGGACGAGTTAGCTGGAAAGAATGGCAACTTAGAAAACAGGTCCTTAAAGCTCATTGGACTCCTTAATGATCTTCAGGTGCTCATGAAAGATACTACACTATTTCCCAGAATAAAACAATTCTTTGAGAGGAAATATGAGACCCTGAAGAATATGAATCTCGTTGTCAACAAAATTAGAGATAATGTTGCCTTGACTGCAAAGGACACAAAAGGACAGCTAGTGATGGAG GAAAATACACTTTTGAGAAAAACATTCTTGGATGGTcctcaaaattttgaagttgaaCTGGACAACACAGAGATTGATGGTGCTGATATTGACACCATAATCTTATCATTTGGAAAGATTGTGAAAGCATTTGAGTTGAGCTACAAACACATTGCAGATAAGTTTGATGAATTTTCAGATTCTATGGATGAGTTTATTTCTCCTCTCCATGAAAAACTGTTGGAAACTGAGACCATCTCGGAGACTATTGTCCAGAACATGGAAAGTATGAAAGAAGAAGCAAATACCATGAAAAAGTTGAAAGAAGAACAGGAAAATATTATTGCCACTTTACAAAACAATATCAGTGTTTTGCTATCTGCATGCACTGATTCTACCATTGCACTTGAGAGTGAAGTTGACAAGAATCTTGGGCTACTAGACTCCATCCCTGAGGTTGAAAAGTTAAACCTTGAAGCAGGTGTGCAAGCAGATCATCATAAGAACAGTAAATACGTGGAGGCCACACATAAGTTGTTTAGTACTTCTAGAAAAGCTCAAGCTTTGATCAGACAGTTTGAATGTAGAAGTGAGCAGTTAGGTGCAACAATTGAAGATTTACAGAATAAATTGAAAGAAGCAACAGTTGCTTTTGAATTAGTCACAGGTGATAGAGACTTAAATAAAAGCAGAGTTTCGCTGCTGGAATCTGATATTCAATCACTCCAAAGTGCTTGCAGTGAGCTTAAGGATAAGTTAGAGAGTTATCATGCCTTAGAAGAACAATTGAAAGAAAAGGAGGCTGACATTTCATCGATGCGCAATGCTTTGTTGGCAAAAGAAG AAACCCCCCTCCTTACATCATCTCAAATGAGGGATCTCTTTGACAAGATAGATAAGATCAAAATCCCTATTGTAGAGTCTGAAGATGACTTGGAGCTACCTACTTCAGACCCTATGAAAAAACTCTCTTACATTATTGATAGTATTACTAGGTTGCATAATCAATTAAACTCTATGTCTCATGATAAAGAAAAGCTGCAGTCAATCCTTGAAATAAAGGATCTTGATATTAAGGATATGAAGGAGGAAGTTAAACAACTCAGTAGAAACTGTGAAGATGCAAAAATGCTCAAGAATGAATTGTCTGAGCTCACTTATgtattagaaaaaattatggATATTTTGGGAGCTGGTGAAGGGGTTGTAAATAGGAAATCCAAGGGTTTGAAGGAATTAATACCAGCATTGGAAAAACGTATTGTTGCCATTCGTTCAGAATCTGATGATTCAAAATCCAAGGCCCAAGAACTTGATATTAAATTAGTTGGAAGTCAGAAGGTTATTGATGAATTAAAAACCAAGGTTAAACTACTTGAAGATTCACTTCAAGATAGGACTTCTCAGCCAAACATTGTCCAGGACAGGAGCATATATGAAGCATCCTCATTACCTACTGGGTCTGAGATAACTGAAGTTGAAGAG GGTTCATCACGTGGCAAGAAAGCAATATCACCGGTCTCATCAGCTGCTCATGTGCGGAATATGCGAAAAGGATCTAATGACCATCTTGCACTTGATATTAGTACGGAGTCTGATAATTTGATTAATAGAGTGGATACGGATGAGGATAAAG GTCGCGTATTCAAGTCTTTAAACACTTCTGGATTTGTACCAAAACATGGAAAGCTCATTGCAGATCGTATTGATGGACTCTG GGTATCTGGTGGTCGAGTTCTCATGAGTCGTCCTAGAGCAAGATTAGGAGTTGTTGGTTATTTGCTTATCTTGCATATCTGGCTGCTGGGAACCATCTTGTAG